The sequence below is a genomic window from Pecten maximus chromosome 14, xPecMax1.1, whole genome shotgun sequence.
ACAGAAAGAGTTGAAAATGATACCGTATGTTGATTGTTGAGCCAACTTACAACAGTTTAAATGATAACTTTTTAACCTAATGATGTACTTCTCTGTGGTTTTAATCAGGTTCAAAACTTGTTTTCtaaggatttaaaaaaaaatatggtcaGTCTTAGCAAATATTAGTATAGACGTCTATTGTTTATAGAACTTGTTTCAATTGTAGCAAGCTCATTTCTGCTATACAACTTTGTAGTGTTCAATATAATGAAAACGATTTAAAACAATGTcggaaattatatatttgagaCATTTTTTGGTGTAACTTAAGCACTTTAAATGTCTGACCCCGAAATTGTCTAAAATTGCCTTATAATAAGGTAAAAAAGGGAAGCAAACAGACCTCCCAATTTAAGGATGGTTTGAAAGTTTTACTGTTTTCATTTGATATGCTCGATTTCTTAAACAGTTCAAGTTCAGGACTTTATATTAAGCGTTAATTCTTTAACAGTTAGTGAAAATGAGTTTTTTGCCATTAAAAGTTTCGGGGTAGAGGTAACATTAATTGTTAAATGAACAGGTTAGAAAATTAAACCtccataatataaacaaaaataccaTTTTTGTCAGTTCTGCAAGCGTCCATACATATCTGACAACACATATAGAAGGCATTGTATAAATTTGTCTTGTAAAAGGTTAAAATAGCAAAATTCACTTAAAATCACATGTCAAATGACAAATTAGTATCTTTGACCTGTCAAAGCAAAACATCAAAAACACGGGCACACGGGAAAAAGAGTTGCATATAGAGGTGTACATCCTTAACAACTATAGAATCATGTCAGTCGGCTTTCCCATTTCCATTTCCTTTTGTTGACATATtgtgtataatttatatttgtgcCCTCGTGCCCATGCTTCTTTTACCTGATTTTCAAGATGCTGTCGCCACAGTTCCAGTTAGGCTTAAATATAGACATTTTTAGTTGTCGACCGATGACTACAACGGAAATTGAGATAATGGAAGCAGGTCCTTGAAATTCGAATGTTGCAGTCcgattttatattatttaacaaCATATCAACACATTACGAACTACATCCCCTTTGTAAGAGATGAATGCACGTGATGAGTGTGTTTTTGGAGGTTGACGTTTGTTCGTGTTTGTCATTTTTATAGTGTCACTTTACTGAAACTGCAAAAGACTCTTAGTAGGACACCACATCAGGTCACATTTCACTGTAACGGAAATGGACTAGGCTTAATGCTGGTGGTCAGTGAGTATATCTAAAGACTGGTGGTCCCAGGTTCAAGTCCTGGTCTTCGTGCACTTTTCTTCTCCTGCTACTACTAAAAACGGAAGAACCACTCGTCTCACTCCCAAAATACTTAGCGCTAAGCAGTAGTAGTAACAACCAATTTAATATACTGGTTTGTCTCGGCTAGAGGACAGCCTTACTGACAGGAATGAAATATCATCTGAAGACTACAAGTTAATCACTGTTTTTCAATTACTGACTATACTCGAAAAAAAAGGAAACTCATAATTGATTTATGCAATCAATAACTTATGATCGTTTGGAATGTAcaaaattgatatcaatataaaggAACAAGTCTACTCTTAATAATAGTATAAACAAAAAGTTTTCTAGTATGCCTCCCAAGCCCATCCAAATGATAAagaataaaatagaaataattaagAAATGTTGGAGCTACGTAAAGCTTATTATGTTAGGGCTCTTTGGAGACTATGCTAGAGGCTGGGTAACGTTTGCTGTTAGAAAATCACGTCAAGTCGAACAACTACCTCCCTGTAAAATGAGGTTATGATGTCTAAGAAATGGAAGGGTATGTGGTTTGAGGATCCAGCCTCTATATCTGACGGCATTGATGTTTTTATGAAGAGCCACTAAGGGGAATTTCAGTCTATATTAATAGTATAGGAGATTATTTAATCTTTCCTGTTGTATCTAAGAtttgaataatgaaatattcttaaatgaaatgaaaatgataagCATAATGATTTCATTTCCCTGTTGTTAATTTCCGATTTCTTgatagtaacatccctgctACTCCTTTCTCCTACCGACCGTTGAAAATATCCCGTTACCAATATCATGATTCCAGTTAAAGTTGCGGACTACATGTCAAAAAGCATACGATACAAGATTTCATGAAATGCAGTTTGACGACGACATGTGCAAGGTTTATGGTCAGCATCATGACATCAGTGGTCAATATTATATGTCCTTGCTCAATATGAAGTCAAAAATGGTCAATGCTGATCTGAGTCCTCATTTGGACTGCTAGGTTTCGCCGATGAAACAGTGACCGCTTTCCCCTTTGAATCACCTGGTTCTGTCCCCTTTGTTTTGAATGTATGtctatgtaaatctatatttatcGTTTTCTAGCTAAAGTTACGGCTTTGTTTACCTATCAGTTTTCTCTGCTCCAGATTTCAACAAACATAGATCGAAACTTTATGTGAGTATTTGTGATTCTGAATTTTGTAAGTGCACTGCTGAAGTATGCATGTCACAATACACTTGTAAATGTGATTAAATGTAATTTGAATGTTAGAAGTACATAAAATGCTATATAGTTAAGTTTCCAGGCGCTAATCTttccagtcagacctagttcgCGTGCCTTACTTTTCGTACAACCATGctttgtaaaaatataaatattcgccAAGCAATTATTTTCCCATTATATCTAATTACCAggaatatagcgaaattaaattTTCCGCGaatatttaaaatcatacaGTAGCTTGACGGAACAACCAGTCATGTAATTGTTTATAAGACTAATATTTCCTTACGTGTTGCTTACACTTACCACCACCCATCTCCCACCCCACCCCCTTGAAAGGAAGCCCGGGGGCCGGGAATAAAGCACATTGTATCCCACTGCATAAAACAATCGGGATCTAAGAGCTTGTTTTTCCTCCTCGCTGCTCTATCtttctgtgtgtcctttataggTGTCTTCTTAccacccgtccttatatgacttTGGCAGTGAGGATATTAAACCCCCAAAACCTAATTGTCAGCAACCTCTTAGTTAGACTTGGAAGCCTATCTGATCCTTTAAGTTCAGAATACAATGCAAATGACGCCTGTCTGTATATCAACAACTGGATAGTTGGTTTTCTGAAATGTAGGGTATATACgtatttacataaatacatgAGTATGTATGAGCGATGAATTAagtcaatatttttattatttggtAACAGGATGACCATCTACTTACATATACATCTTAATAACGATACAAAATGATATACACACTTTAATATAGGCAAACGCCCGATGTTCTATTCAACTGTTCAAACAATAAAAgatgttgaaataaaataatgatacacaTCTTCAGCTGTTGTCATCGAGTTAATACTTAGTACAGTGCCCGACCTACCGGAGGCAAAGATGGATGTCACCTTCGTTCCTATACCTGGTCTACACATCGCTGACTACGTCATTATAGCCATCTTCCTTTGTATCTGTATGGGCATAGGCGTTTACTATGGTTACCAGACCAACAAAAACCCTTCTCTGGAAAACTACTTCTTCGGTAACCGACGTCTTATGATAGCTCCGGTGACTCTGTCACTCTTTGTAACGTTTATATCTGCGATCGCGATAATGGGTATACCGGCTGACATATATAAGTACGGTATTCCAATTATCTTCGGTGGAGCAGCATATAGTTTGTCCATAATTATAGCCAGTCTTACTATAGTCCCTCTTCTGTATCCACTCAAACTGACCAGCACATACGAGGTAAGAATTTTTatcttatttctatagccatataattatatttgcTTGTCATTAAACAATATGCGGTATAAACGTATATCTGAATTCTGATATAAATGATATCAGTCAAAAACTAAGATATATTCTGTATCTCCCAAATTCTTTTTTGAgctaaagtacatgtacataggtTACTTCGATATTGAACGTGTAACAAAAAACGCTAGACAATAGGCCAAGGAAGAAgatgtttacattttaagtAAGGCTTGGTTACGATCTTTGGCCGCTTTCGATTTAGATCTATAAAAAAGAAACTAACTCTAGTGATATTTGATATgtcttatatttatttttgaaccatgatatatatactgtatatatatatttatttcgaTCTCCCCATCAAACAGTACCTGCAACTAAGGTTTGATTCTAAAGGCGTTCGCACAATGGGGACGGTGATTGGTATGCTTCACAcggtaatttgttttattattttagtaAGGCATTTTTAAGAGAGTAAGACACTATAATATAAAAATCACACACAGGCACATACCCCACACAAGTAAGCACACCCCAACTCCTACATACAAACACGAATATTTTATCGGAataagatatatacaaactataAAAAGTGAcatcaaaataagaaaataaaacttttttgaTTTATGTTAAAATGAAGCATCCACTTCCCAAATACATAAGAACTAACCAATCGCGCTGATTCTCTATTTACAGGTCTTCTATATGGGTATTGCACTATTTGCCCCAGCATTGGCGCTTCAAACTGGTAGGTAACTTCACTATCGTCATTCCGTAATAAAAGTTCAtctgaataaaacaaaacctaTTGCTGGAATATGACAGAAAGAACGGAAAATCTCAATATTCcaactttgaaaaataataaatctcACTGGGATATTATATTAATACATTTGAACATTTATTACATAAGAGATAGCACAGGATGTGGTTGTTTTATAAGGTATTTTTTCATTCCTgcttgttatttttcaaaagttgcaAAAACTCGAGCTTGAGTGAGTGCTTTTGTaacaaccacgagtttgtgtgacctcTTTCTACCACAAAAAAAGGGATATTTTGAGGATGAATTGACCTGTTTTTGTGTCAAGGTGTTTTCTTTTCACAAATCAGTTTGGTAATAAGCATATGACCTACAGTGAAATGCGCTAATTAGTAGGCAAAACTGACAATATAGAAAGGGTGtgaaatatttccatttattacaaatcatataaAAGAATAAGCAAGTTTATTATCTTCACAGCAccaaataaaaagaaatctaCAATTTCGTTCAAAATATATGACAAAAACAACTACTTCTTATACGTTATCCTATCCGGGACCTTGTGAAGCGGCCTTCtagtgttagccaatcaaaatgcattgACCAACGTGATTAAAAAAGTCAAAGGGCTCcttgtcaaccaatcaaaacgtaTTTAGATTTAattccacgtgtggtataaactaaATGTTATTCAACTGATTATTTCATGCCTCCTTAGGAGATTGAAAAACGTCCACCTACAATAATACCTAAAGACGTACATTAGATTGTATAAATCCATTTAGGTTATATCATTTTTCtattgatttattattattattattattgttatttttttgttaaaaaagaaaCTAATTTGCATGGATGAAAGGAAACAATAGTTGCTGCTGAAATGCATTATTTAGATTTCCGAAATGTAAGATGGCTTTTATATTAACCGTCTAAAATTAAATATGGCCATGACGACTTTCTGTTGTAGTGGCTGGGATACCTCTGTGGCTTTCGATCGTTGTTATCGGACTTGTTTGTACCATATACACTGCAATCgtatgtatatgttaatgatatatcaaCTAACTTTTACTTTACATGTTATTTATCATTTCCGTGCTGATTCAATCACCAATATCTATTTCACTCAACAGCAGACATAACAGTAACAAACGATTTTGTTTTACTATAGTAAACTTAAAATGGGTAACCTTATATGGTtgtaaacttttattttacaacaatagcAAATCGAAACCCATAGTAATCGTAGACACATCTCGTTAATACTTTGAACACTCAATAACCGTTTTACTTAATATTTGTTAGGTAATCCGTGAAGAATGTCTTACATATGGAATTGTCTTGTGTTTCAGGGAGGAATTAGGAGCGTTGTGTGGACGGACGTATTTCAATGTCTGATCGTGTTCACAGGGATATTAGCTGTAATTATAAAGGTAATGTCAGTTCAACCGCAAgagtaatacatatatactgtaactgtaatacatatatactgtaactgtaatacatatatactgtaactgtaatacatatatactgcaactgtaatacatatatactgtaactgtaatacatatatactgtaactgtaatacatatatacttatttactgtatatactgtacctgttcAATGAGTAATATACACATTTCATACATTGACATTAACTAGCCaagttgtatatttattttttgcaatCTGCAGAATATCATCTTTTCTAAAACATATCAGTTCGATTTCCTTGTTTCATTTTATCCCCATCTAGTGTGTAGATGATGTTTAATTATGTATGAGTTTAAGTAGAACATATACAGACAAAAGCAGTGAGACTACCTTATGATGGAATTCCTCATTTACCATCCACAGGGCAGAACTTTACTAGGAACACGTCAATCTATCACAGAGATCGCGACAGAGGGACACAGACTTGATTTCTTTGAGTATAAAGCAATCCAATCATTACTTCAAAATAGTCATTTTTACGACTTAATAATTTTCTGTAaatgtaatatcaaaataacgTAATAAACGtataatttcaataatattCGAAAAAGAGAAGACTTTTTCCTGTTATATCATTTTGCAATTATCAGCATTGCATAAACCAAATTTCTTCTTAGTTTCAAAAGTATTACATATTTTCTACATACTATCTTTAGCATGATTAAGCATAGATGAAGCAAAACAGAAAAATGGAAATACTCTAAACGCTGTTCTATGTGTTGCCCGAATACAGCCACCAATCTGCCTGTTCATATCCGTCTgttatgaaaagaaaaatgtcaGATATTACAACATactagaattaaaaaaaaaaatattcataacaAAGCACTATTTATCGGTTCAACTGCAAAGCTGTCAATCTACGGGTTTATAATTAGTCTCCTGTGTGGAGTACTTGGGTGACGATACACTTTTTTCCTGGCGAGGCCACATGAACAAAATAgagttttctttctttttctttccaTTAAATGTGAGCAGTAAGCTGTGTGTAAGATTTGATCTAGTATATAGTCATACCTTTTAGTGCAATGTCTATGTGCGTTATTGAACTGATAAATTTGAATAGATTACGTTACCGTAGCCGTCCACTCATAACCTTAGCCACCTACTCGTAACCGTATAGCCGTCCACTCATAACGTTAGTAAACTACTCGTAACCGTAGTCATTCACTAGTAATAGTTTATCCGAGGCTTTCGTCACAGCAAGACGtcgattattttttttattcaaagcTTCACATTAGCTGCATCAGGGGTTTGAACACGGGTACATGTAACTTCCTTTCTGTATGTTGTTTTCGGGGACAACTCTTACCGGAAAATTTTCTCTTGTCACAGCAGAAGGCTATGAATAGATAGATTGGTGGCTTGGACAAGGTACCTTATTTCACAGGGAAAAAACACAAGCATACCATATCAATTGGAATTTCAGTTTACAACTTGACAATAGTTGAATTTCTAAATCAATGATAGCAATCCCTAATCAAAGGTCATATTCTgaatatgtgtttttttatttgtacagCTTTGACCCAAGCCCAATGGTTCGCCATACTACCTGGGGTTTAACGATAGGAATGACGTTTGTTATGCTTCCAAACTGGTGTAATCAAGCAAGTGTCCAGAGATTTTCATCTCTCCGAAGTCTTAATTCAGCTTACAAGTGAGTGATTTACTATATTGACTTTACGTAGTATGATTGATAggataaaagaaaaaaacaaatctaTACCCTTATTGAACTACATCATAAATCAATCGTCAAGATCGGAGTGACGTTTGGTTTATCTACCTATTTCAACAGCCCAATTCAACAAGCGTGAACTTATTGTTTGCTAGAGTTATTCGAGTTTATAGTCTACCGAAATCTCGTAGAGCAACAGAATCCTCCTTTAGCAAACTCATTCCCTTCAATATTGTTTTACTGATGATACACACAAAGCTTTGTAAATGATTATGCCACATTACATTCATTGGCtggtaattacatgtatgtaacgaTTGTGGATATCGACACTATGCTGTGTATCAGTTAATGACAGTTCCATCTATGTATATTAACAACAATCCAAACCCGGCACAtacaataattgtatacatGCATCTTATTCAccgtgtttgtttgttttagggCGTTTTGTTTGTTGATACCCGTTATAGTGGTTTTCCATGTAATCATTGGATATTTAGGAATCCTTATTTACTCGTACTACAACACGTTGAGATGTGATCCTGTCACAGGCGGATTCATATCCAACTTCAATCAGGTAACCTCCCTAAATCTCGTGGTCTAAAACAATGTTATCTCGAAGCTTTGTTTTTCCTCTCTTTTTTTGTGAATGCACCATACATCTACTAACAATGTCTAATAGCAACAGTTGTATGTATATGAAATCCAACGCAAAAATAGCATTTTTCAAGGCTTCGAGAAGGAGATAGCCAAAACATAGCATTGAATAGGATTAATAGCAATAATTAGCACAAGTGTTCATTTCTATCATAAATGTTTATGGAATATACATGAGTTTGAAAGCTATTTCACCAAGTGATTTTTCCATTAATGAAAAATGTTAATTGGGCCAGCTATGTAAACAATGACCTGTATTATGTTCTGTGAGATTATAGTATGACTCGTGTAGCttcgtttatatataattgtatattgtatatttacttGAAGATAGTACCCTATTTCGTGCTGGATGTGTTGCGATCTCTCCCTGGACTTTCTGGTGTCTTCATCAGCTGTTTGTTTAGTGGAGCACTCAGGTAGATATTATTTGACGTCAAAGTTTACTTCTGTGCTAAAATTGTTTTTAGTTTCCGCATTTCGACATATAAAATGTTGTGGTCTCCTCCTAGACCAAGTGGGTTTTCGCCATTGTGTCTCAcatgttttcattgttatttcaggatttatacagttgtttactgtatgtagtataccGGTATGTGAATCTAATagatttaaatcaaaataaagaatGTAGCGATTTGAATAGTTATTTGCCCCTCACAACTTTTAGATGATAAATTTTGgttgaaatatcatttaaaaatatgAAGGTTTATAGTTATAGAACAGACCacattattttgtgatatatatgataatggACATTGTTTACTATCTCTAGACTATGCAAGCGAATGCTCAATTCTTACATGAACTAACAATTGAATACAACACGAGAACGAAGCTGTTATCTTTACAGCTTGAAATAAATGAAAGGAATActaagtatacatttattgacaAGAAATCTCTTCTCACCATACGACTGACTTGCGGGCTATCTTATCACCATTCCCATTGCAGTCATGTAAATGTCATactttatcatatttattttggTGTCTGGTTCATGCACGTCCCAATATTAGTTAATCAGGGATTAGAAACATCATTTGACCACATTTAGTGCATATCGCGTAACATATGATGTTTTTGTCGAGGGTATTGGTCAAATATGTTTTAGTAAAATCTAAACACAGGTATCATTGTAATGTTAAAATGCTTTCTACTCATTAGTACTCTTTCCTCTGGCATCAACGCTTTATCAGCCAACACCGTTGAGGATATCCTTGGCGACTATGTAAAAAAGTCGAAACTTATATCACAAACGTTGGTAGCAAAACTATTTGGTAAGTTGTGTATGGATGTAATCACCAATTATCGTgttgatatcaaattatatttcaaatttaactttggtcaaatgaaaatattccGTAATGAATTCCATCTGGTCATTGCTGACTATTTATAGGCTGATCATTTCTcctttaaatatcaaaattgaagCAGTTGTAAGCATGTACtgaaatcaatgaaaatcactGTCAACGGCAAAACCACTTGTCGATTTCTTATTTTCCTAATAAATGATGTAATCGATCAAAGGATGACTACAGAGTCCTTGATATAACCAATGTTTAAATTAGTAATGACTTACCTAATCAGTGTATccaatttaaatatgtttgtCCAGCTCTGATTACCTGAAGTAACTAGTATACATCCTGTTAGGTAATATCATGAATGGCATACCTATGCGTTCCCCTTCATTCAGTATTGGTGGTTTTGTTTCGAAGATGCAAGGAAAACATATGCCGTGATTCTGAAAATtttattaattgttatattgCAGACTCTGTTATTCTTAACAAATACCTGGAAGTAATATGTCCATAGGTATTCATACCTTATGAAGTAAGAAATCAAGTTGAATCTTTTCTTTCTACTTATATGTTCCTACTGCAGTCATTACTTACGGACTGCTGGTTATTGGACTGGCGTACGGCATCAACTCAATGTCGGGTTCCATAATTCAGGTAACTTGCTACAACCaactaaacttttttttttttttttttttctatccaAAAAGCAATGCAAATGATTTGTATTTCGTGTATAATTTATAGTAGATGGAAATACATGATAAATGTTCAAACAACTTAATTGACGTATAAGCTAAACAAGAAAGTGTCATATACAATAAGGTTTCTGCAATTTGTATCCAAAAATTCAACTACTTGCTCAGtcaaaaatataagttatatgatatataaggcGAGATGGCTCATTTTGGCTTGCTCCATTTCTTTCTCCGTCAGCCTTGCTTTTGTCAGAGGTTTCCGTCATAATTCAGGGTGTTCAGAATTCAGAGTTCTCAACATATAAGGAAATGTCAAATTGTTTGTTATGACGgaatattttaaattatatgtGCTTTACGGTTAGCTTCACATACAATTGATTCCAAGTCTTTAAACAATTCCTGAAAAGCctgcattttgttttaatttagaTGGCGGGGGTCGTGTTTGGAGCGTGCGGCGGACCGTTATTGGGACTTTACTTCCTAGGGAGAATGATACCTAAAGCAAATTCGACGGTAAGTGACTGCCGTTCATCTTAGCTGTATGTGTAATATACGATATATGGAGGATATTCTGATTTTGCATTCTATAGCAAAATATACAGAGGCAACTCAATatctcccagaattcattgtGGTCCCCTGTCAATGCCTCACAAATTTAAgccaaatcgtgacgttatATTATATTCTATTATGCATTATGACGTAATATAACATGACAgagagctatatgcaaatctgaattttccccattgtcgtttgAAAGCAGTGTTCTTATTAGACAAacagagaaaatgatattttcacttttgaaaaatatctcaaaaagttttatgttttactagtgaaaaatatcacttttctggaatgaataattttcgatatttcactggtaaaaatgtaatgaatgATTATATTTCCTGTCTGCTTATACAACTGATTCTGAGCTTGGCCTCAAAACATTTTGCGCATGCCtgcatattaaataaaaaacgAAATCGATGCGCCATGTATCGGTCGTTATATTGATAGCAGTATAGTTACAGTAATAATCATCGTTATTCGAGCGGATGGTGGTTATATTGATAGCAGTATAGTTACAATAATAATCATCGTTATTCGAGCGGATGGTGGTTATATTGATAGCAGTATAgttataataataatcatcGTTATTCGAGCGGATGGCGGTTATATTGATAGCAGTATAGTTACAATAATAATCATCGTTATTCGAGCGGATGGTGGTTATATTGATAGCAGTATAGTTACAATAATAATCATCGTTATTCGAGCGGATGGTGGTTATATTGATAGTAGTATAGTTACAATAATAATCATCGTTATTCGAGCGGATGACGGTTATATTTATAGCAGTATAGTTACAATAATAATCATCGTTATTCGAGCGGATGGTGGTTATATTGATAGCAGTATAGTTACAATAATAATCATCGTTATTCGAGCGGATGGCGGTTATATTGGTCACAAATCAACTTTTGTTCAACAAATTACGTTGTATTCCGGTAAAGAATCTAGCGTGTCTGTAACGTCCTTGATATACTCCTTTCCTATTACATCCATGCCAATCTCAAATAACTTTATCTTACCACCAGTTACCTT
It includes:
- the LOC117341734 gene encoding sodium-dependent multivitamin transporter-like, which produces MDVTFVPIPGLHIADYVIIAIFLCICMGIGVYYGYQTNKNPSLENYFFGNRRLMIAPVTLSLFVTFISAIAIMGIPADIYKYGIPIIFGGAAYSLSIIIASLTIVPLLYPLKLTSTYEVFYMGIALFAPALALQTVAGIPLWLSIVVIGLVCTIYTAIGGIRSVVWTDVFQCLIVFTGILAVIIKGRTLLGTRQSITEIATEGHRLDFFDFDPSPMVRHTTWGLTIGMTFVMLPNWCNQASVQRFSSLRSLNSAYKAFCLLIPVIVVFHVIIGYLGILIYSYYNTLRCDPVTGGFISNFNQIVPYFVLDVLRSLPGLSGVFISCLFSGALSTLSSGINALSANTVEDILGDYVKKSKLISQTLVAKLFVITYGLLVIGLAYGINSMSGSIIQMAGVVFGACGGPLLGLYFLGRMIPKANSTVSDCRSS